The Cryobacterium roopkundense sequence CTACAGAGCATCACGCAGTTGGCTTGATTTGTCGGTCCGTCATGCGCTTTGTACCAACGAATGTGATGCCCCTCCGCATAGCTCGGCGGCCGGTTACAGCCAGCCGTGGCGCACCCGCCGTCCCTCTCGACGGCCGCGAGCTTCTGCGCCGTCGTAAAGAGCCGTTTTCGGAGGCCGAAGTCGAGAACTTCACTCTTGCCGCCGAGGACCATCGGGATCAAACACGCCTCCGCCGCCATCCTTCGGGCCGTTCCGGCGGAGATCGGCTGTTCAACCCCATCCAGTTGCGCTTCACCGAGGCCGGTTTGTAGGGATTCGAGGGTCATCCTGACGATGATCGTCGTGTGATCCAGCGCCCCGAGCCCTTCCTTGCAGGAGAGAGCGTGACGCACGATGTCGACGAAGGCATCGAAGTTCAGTTGCGGCATTGTTCGGCCGTCGCCGATGATCTCGTGGTTGTCGCCACACCCGTCAGGATCTTCCTTGGCTTCAAACCTGGGTTTGCGCAGTTCCGCGCTGGTCATCCCGTCGATCGCGGTGTCCAGGTACGCCGCTGACACCGGGTCCGCATCGAGCACGTAGCGTTTCATGCCGTTGGGCAGCACCAGCCGATTCAACCCCCGCCGCGACACCAGCACCTCCTCCCGCGGTTCGACCCCGTCCACGTCGAGGGCGTCCCGGTACCGAATCGACAGCTTCCGCACCGAGTCGACCGGGTTGGTCACCGCGAACTCCACCAACTCCTTCTCCGCCGCGTCGAGGTCTTCGGTCGTGGCCCGAGGGGCGGCCTGCTCGAGGTTCGCCGTGATGTACAGCGCCGAATCCACGGTGAGCTCCCCGGCATTGACCGCTCGAGCGACCTCCGAATACTCCGGTGGCAGGTGCTCACCGATCAGGCTCGTCCGGGGCTTCGTCGCCTTCCCCACCCTCACCAACCGCCCGGCCTCAGCCATCGAGATGTGACCGATATCGGTGAGGGCGGCGGCGGCGTTTCGGTTCCCGGTTCTGGCGGCGATGCCCGAGTCGTGGTCGAAGCGGTCGTCCAGCTCACCCGCTGCTCGAACCAAAAGGGCCTGCGCCTGTCTCACCACCTCGAAATTCGAGTTCAACACGGCCAACAAACCCCCGTCGGTCATCCGCTGCAGGTCCAGCCCGGCGTCGGCTCCCTCCTCAGTGCACACACCACCGCCCAAGGAGTGAGAGTACGTATCGGCGAGTGCCGCCGTACTCTCCACGAGAAGGTCCGTTGAAGTGGTCATGGCTTAATTTTCTCAGCGACCACCGACATTCACGGGCCCTAAACAGCCCTGATCGGGGCATTCTGTGGAAAACTCCCAAAGATTCTTACCTGTGGAGGAGACACCACTCTCCGCCGGTCGAGGCGCGACGAAGGAGCGATCGAGACCCCGCGACCCGACCCTCGGACCGCACTAGGGTCTGAGGAGCGTCTCGCGCGGCCTCGAGACGCTCGTGCCTCGCGCCTCGACCAGCGGGATGGGGAAACCGCGGCGCATTTCCCCATCCCAGGATGGCGCGAAGAATGAGACGCTACTTCTTGGAGGCCTTCTCCTCACGCGGGGCGTGACCGGAGGCGCGCAGGTCCGCGTAGTACTCGCGGGCCTCGTTCTGGCGTTCGCGCTCGATACCACTCGCGATCGGGGCGCGCAGGTGGTCCTGCGTGTAGCCGAACGCGTCGACGAGGTCCTGCGCGTGCGGACGGATG is a genomic window containing:
- a CDS encoding HNH endonuclease signature motif containing protein encodes the protein MTTSTDLLVESTAALADTYSHSLGGGVCTEEGADAGLDLQRMTDGGLLAVLNSNFEVVRQAQALLVRAAGELDDRFDHDSGIAARTGNRNAAAALTDIGHISMAEAGRLVRVGKATKPRTSLIGEHLPPEYSEVARAVNAGELTVDSALYITANLEQAAPRATTEDLDAAEKELVEFAVTNPVDSVRKLSIRYRDALDVDGVEPREEVLVSRRGLNRLVLPNGMKRYVLDADPVSAAYLDTAIDGMTSAELRKPRFEAKEDPDGCGDNHEIIGDGRTMPQLNFDAFVDIVRHALSCKEGLGALDHTTIIVRMTLESLQTGLGEAQLDGVEQPISAGTARRMAAEACLIPMVLGGKSEVLDFGLRKRLFTTAQKLAAVERDGGCATAGCNRPPSYAEGHHIRWYKAHDGPTNQANCVMLCSACHHRIHREGWDVVVKDNVVYFIPPASVDPRRTPRRGGRPPVPTPKGHDGPHYKR